A portion of the Cryptomeria japonica chromosome 5, Sugi_1.0, whole genome shotgun sequence genome contains these proteins:
- the LOC131034475 gene encoding putative laccase-17: protein MADFRFSLKGKLLVVALCISCLFAVSLASTIHKYNFVIQSKTVTRLCQTHTIITVNDQFPGPTIHVNSGDTLIVKVFNEARYNATIHWHGIRQFRTAWADGPEYITQCPILPGNSYTYKFTITDQEGTLWWHAHSSWLRATVYGALIISPKIGTTYPYQKPAQEIPILLGEWWNANPMDVVKAATQTGASPNVSDAFTINGQPGDLYSCSTSDTSIFPVKRGETNLIRVINAALNTDLFVAIAHHKMTVVAVDALYTKPHITKYIMLGPGQTTDVLVTFNKAAGRFYMAARAYASGQGAPFDNTTTTAIFEYSKGSSPVMPKLPFYNNTKAVTKLETRLRSLASEEHPVKVPLNVDENLFYSIGLGLIPCPNNSCGGPNGTRFAASMNNHSFVLPSSTSLLQAHHFGIKGVFTSGFPDAPPVQFDYTGQNISRSLWSPVKTTKVKVLRFNSVVQVILQGTNIFTAESHPIHLHGNDFYVVGTGFGNYNAKTDPQKFNLVDPLMRNTINVPVNGWAAIRFVADNPGTWLMHCHLDVHIGWGLAMVFVVQNGADYVSTLEQPPLDLPKC from the exons ATGGCGGATTTCAGGTTCAGTTTGAAAGGGAAGCTTCTGGTGGTGGCTCTTTGTATCTCCTGTCTATTTGCTGTATCCTTGGCAAGCACAATACATAAATACAATTTTGTC ATTCAATCGAAGACAGTCACGAGGCTATGCCAAACTCACACTATAATTACAGTGAACGACCAATTTCCAGGACCAACAATCCACGTTAACAGTGGAGACACTTTGATAGTGAAAGTATTCAACGAGGCTCGGTACAATGCTACCATTCACTG GCATGGAATCCGCCAGTTCCGTACAGCGTGGGCTGATGGTCCTGAGTACATAACACAATGTCCAATTCTTCCTGGAAATAGTTACACTTACAAATTCACCATTACTGACCAAGAAGGGACCCTGTGGTGGCACGCACACAGCTCATGGCTCAGAGCCACTGTTTACGGAGCTTTGATTATCTCTCCCAAAATCGGCACTACTTATCCTTACCAGAAGCCTGCCCAAGAAATTCCAATTCTGCTGg GGGAATGGTGGAATGCAAATCCCATGGATGTGGTGAAAGCAGCAACACAAACAGGAGCTTCACCCAATGTTTCGGATGCATTCACTATAAATGGCCAGCCAGGAGACCTCTATTCATGCTCAACTTCAG ATACGTCCATCTTTCCAGTAAAGAGAGGGGAAACCAATTTGATTCGGGTGATCAACGCTGCACTCAATACCGACCTGTTTGTGGCCATCGCACATCACAAAATGACTGTTGTTGCAGTCGATGCTTTGTATACAAAGCCCCACATAACAAAATACATCATGTTGGGACCAGGCCAGACAACGGATGTCCTGGTGACTTTCAATAAGGCAGCAGGCAGATTTTACATGGCTGCTCGAGCATATGCCAGCGGTCAAGGAGCCCCCTTCGATAACACCACCACCACTGCCATCTTTGAATATAGCAAAGGAAGTTCCCCTGTTATGCCCAAACTGCCCTTCTACAATAACACCAAAGCCGTCACAAAGCTTGAAACCCGTCTTAGAAGCCTAGCCTCTGAAGAACACCCTGTCAAAGTTCCTCTCAATGTTGATGAGAATCTCTTCTACTCAATCGGATTGGGACTCATTCCCTGCCCAAACAATTCTTGCGGAGGGCCCAATGGAACAAGATTTGCAGCCAGCATGAATAATCACTCCTTCGTTCTGCCATCATCAACCTCACTACTGCAGGCCCACCATTTCGGCATCAAAGGAGTCTTCACCAGTGGCTTCCCTGACGCCCCTCCCGTGCAGTTTGATTACACTGGGCAAAACATAAGCAGGAGCCTCTGGTCCCCAGTGAAAACCACCAAAGTAAAAGTGCTCAGATTCAATTCGGTAGTGCAGGTGATTCTTCAGGGGACAAATATCTTCACGGCCGAAAGCCATCCAATCCATTTGCATGGGAATGACTTTTACGTCGTAGGAACAGGATTTGGCAACTATAATGCAAAAACAGATCCGCAAAAATTCAATTTGGTGGATCCTCTCATGCGCAATACTATCAATGTTCCAGTCAATGGATGGGCTGCAATCAGATTTGTAGCTGACAATCCTG GTACTTGGTTGATGCACTGCCACTTGGATGTTCACATTGGGTGGGGTTTGGCCATGGTGTTTGTGGTGCAGAATGGAGCTGATTATGTCTCCACGCTGGAACAACCTCCTTTAGATCTTCCAAAATGCTGA